CGGCACCAACAGTTCAGCAATCACCACCTCCGTTCAAATACGACCGTGGCAGCAAACCCGCACCTCCAATCAGTGGCGGAACCAGGATTTGAATTTAGGGGGCGGAAAATTTTAGGgggggcgaacgactaatttcataaggcaccctcaaaaaatttcgaaaaaattaactaaaaactttgaaaatttcatccgccaggggggcgaccgcctctgctagccccccctagctccaccactgccTCCAATTGAATAAGCAACAAAGGCATCCCCAGCCGGGCACCCGTCTGCCTGTCAACCAGCTCGCAACACAAATCTGCTCTCCCAGACGGTCAGCCGTCTGCCGCCCCTCatcccggctgggaatacatgcAAAATTGAATTGTTTTCCAGGAACCTCCCAGCCGGTGCCATCACCGACGGCCGGCCACCCGGCTGGGACATCTCGTGTTGCATTTTTCGTCCTCTTTTGCCCTTTTTCATTTTGTTAACCCGTAATGCCCTTTCCCCTTTGATTTAGTTTTTGTACGTGTCTTTGATTTGGGGGAGATTAGTTagtaggattattattattattattataattagggTTTTTCCCATCTATACCCCCGTGGTTTTCACTTTTTCCAATCGTGTCCTCGCGTATCGTAGATTCTAATACTACCCTAAGCTTACCTGATGGTTCCCAACCGTGGCTAATCTCCAATTTTCCGTCAAATGTTGTCGTTAATTGCCAACATGGCATGCTTAATGTGCCAACAAGGCATGACTTGGCTGCCAACTCCCTTCTACCATTCACTAGTCATACCCTTAATTTCATTATATTGACGGTTTTTCTTATTTATTGTCTCACTCACGCTTTACCGACTTTTAGTTATTTGTAATGTCCCGCCTTATTCACACTCACCAACCACTTCACTCTATCCCATTCCTCAACCCAAACCGCCTCCTACCTTGCTCTGCTGCCCCCACCTCTCGCCCGACCTCCGTAGGTCCGTGCCACACTCGTCGCTCACCGATGCGACACACATCTTTGCCGGACACCGTTCTTCCGCCGCCGATCCGTACCtctccacccgatatggacaccGGCCATTCGTCCCCTATTCGCGACGCAATCCACCATCGCGCTCCTTATTCGCTCATTGTTGCGGCGTCTTTCTCAGGTACCCTTGAAACTCTAACCCCCAAATCCATGTTATTTATTGTGTAAAGCTATTAGGGTGTTGGATGCTGCGATTAAGAATTTGGGCTCAATAACGATGTGAAGTCGGGTTTCTGAGTTTGAATAAGATTGAGTTAGAGGTGGTTTGGGCGAAATTTTCTTGATTCAATTAGATCGATTTTGATTCGGAATCTGAAAATAATAAGGATAGTTTGGTCATTGCAAATAATTAAAAGTCGATAAAACGCAAGCTAGTGAGATGATAAATAAGAAAAACCGTCAATATAATGTCATGTAAGCAACCATGTTGGCATAAGGCGTGGCATGGTAGCACTTAACGGCCAAAACAAACGGAGTAGCCAAGTTTAGTCACGGGTGGGAGTCATTAATTAAGTTTAAGGGCACAATTAGTAATCTCTGATACGCGAGGGTACAGTTGGGAAAAGTGAAAACCACGGGGGTACAGATGGGAAAAACCCTTATAATTATTAGTACTCCGTAGtaattagtagtagtagtatataAAGACTACCTCTCATTGGACAATGACCACACATTAGACATTACTACCtctaaattagattagaaattagtCCCTCCATTAttattctctcaatattgtaaaaccctcatatttcctctcttattttcattgaataaaaagttgttatctttctttaattattagtttaattcttcttttgttcattgaagttcttctcttttcattagtttacaattagtaattttcggttgtatttggagaattgaagaatccttccatatttcaatccaagttcatttctttgctattgagttggtataatttctcttcataatttcatttgtttacatttgcttttcttTCAAGTTTTATCTTAATTGTTTATGTTAGAATTCCTACCTTTGTTGTTGGATTgttattattttctctcttgtccatcttttctttgttttccattgttgttgctctcaaagattgaatctttgagttgcttatgttaaagtttgtgtctttttGCATTAATCTCTTTCCATCTTAGATTAATTTGTCTTTCCTCATAATTTTGTTGATTAATTGCATGATTAGTAGTATAATTTATTCTCCCACCATGTTCATGAttaaagaatccatctttattGTCTCTTTTGTCTtaagaaacatgattagtgagtagtcttctactaggactcggtttgacccgacatgagtaacttcactaattgaatctcataaaggctaattatttggggaaattggtgagggtagtttagaggaattacATGGTTTAAGGAtcgattttgggtagtgtcgacttgtaacctttgtccaccaacgagagttggttaggttgtgaataGGATACCCGGAATTTGTCCTTGTCACCAAccaaggttgagaccgaaagggagaaccgagggagggtgcctctagactagcgtttgaaatcgacccttgagagagggagtgggatgacccggaaaacgatgagtacttaatgaccttgaccgatTTCTTGACCTCCTCGGAATTGTACATGATTTTGGGGTTGTTGGGTGTTGAGTtaaggattccgaccttcgaacccgagaggggggttggtgggtagtgctagtgtcctacttcgaacccgagaggggggtcttaggcgaattagagccatctcctccttacttgtctacccgagtgattagcctagggaatcAATATGTGGAACtacgaattgttgtgggagaaccgagttctaggccttttaatcatttgatttacaacttaatCTTTTCTTGCTCATTTTCACTTCTCTTGTTGAATTGCCATTTCTATTACTTGCTTTCTTACTTTAATTGTTTTAGTAGttattaatttagttaattagtttaatatCAACCAATTTTTTGATTCACGTAGCTAACTTATAATGTAAGACAAAACTAGTATTCAAACTTgatctccctgtggttcgacctcgactaccctactacattagttgagttatttgtttgatttggggagtgcgacaaacccattatcaataactaaatgacaagtggaataaatggAGTGTGAATGATGAAATTATTCATCAAGTTCCTTCTTATTTTAAGGAGGACAACAAACGAATCACTGTAACTCGATTTTGAACCATATGAATGATCACAATAAGTGTACTTGATCTTGAAGCATTGTGGCCTATATAGAGCAAGGACTAGACATTGGTCCACTCCAAAAGTATAGGTGAATGGGTGGCAATCGAGTCCTTCAGGTCGGTTAGCTGTTGGGTCATATTGGGTGGGTTGTGTCGAGTAATAACATGGTCACGTCGGTTATTGTGCAAACGAGTCAATAGTTTGGGCGAGGTCATCATTTAAAAGTTGAATTGGGTTCAATCGGAAGTCGTGTTTCTATTTCTCCttatttttctaccacgtgtctagGCTCGCTTCAGGAGTTATCTTATTCAATTTCAGCACCAAATAGCAAGTATTACACAAATTTCAACGTGTATTCGATTTTTGTCTAAGACTGATAGCGCACACAGATAGCCTCAAATGTCATCCGTTTCTCCGCAAAATTTGTGAAGTTTTTTCTTATGTAAGAAATCCTCAGTGTGATTAACGGACATTTTTGATTCGGGACCTGAAATCCctaaaatcgtgtattatacacgcCATTTTAATCCGTTCAGGAGGCTATGGTCGTGTTTCTATTTCTCCTCATTATTCTACCACGTGTCCAAGGTCGATTCAGGAATTCCTCTATTCAATTTCAGCACAAAATAACATGTATTAAACAAATTTCAACGATATTCCAATTTTGGTCCGAGATTGGTTTATCACACACCGATTACCTCAAATGTCATTCGTTGCTCCGCAAAATTTTTGAGGTTGCTTTGTCTGACCTCAGAAACCGTCGATGTTATTTATAGACATTTTTGTTCCGAGACTCTGAAatcctgaaaaccgtgtattatactccATTTGGAGTCGTTCAGAAGGTTGTACCGGGTCGTGTTTCTATTGCTCCctatttttctaccacgtgtccatGGTTGATTCAGGAGTTATCCTATTCAATTTCACCACCTAATAACATGTACTAGACAAATTTCAACGAATATCCAATTTTCGTCGAAGACTGGTTTAACGCACACCGCCAAGGCGACAACCTCAAATGTaatttacggacatttttgtaCCGGGATCCTGAATTCCCGAAAAAGTGGATTATACACTCCATTTTGAGCTGTTAGGAAGGCTGTACCAGGTCGTGTTTCTATTTCTCCTCATTTTCCTACCACATGTCTAGGGTCGCTTCAGAAGTTATCCTATTCCATTTCTacaccaaataacaagtattaaataAATTTCAACAAGTATCTGATTTTCATCCAAGACTGAATTAGCGCACACCGACAGCCTCAAATGTCGTTCGTTTTTCCGTAAAATTTGTGAAGTTGCTTTTTCTTATGTGTGAGACCTTCCGGGGAAAATCACGAAAACCGTGTTTTATATACTCAATTTTGAGCCGTTCGTAAGGCTGTACCGGGTCGTGTTTCCATTTCTCCTGATTTTTCTACCACATGTCTAGGGTCGATTCGGGAGTTACCCTGTTGAATTTCAGCaccgaataacaagtattaaACAAATTTCAACGAGTATCCGATTTTTGTCCAAGACTGTTTTAGCGCACACCGACAATTTCAAATGTCATCCGTTTTTCCACAAAATTTGTGAAGTTGCTTTTCCTTATGTGAGAGACCTTACGTGTGATTTACGGACTTTTTTGTTTCGGGACTCTGAAatcctgaaaaccgtgtattattatatacACACTCCAATTGTTCGTCATGTTACGAGCTCGAAGAGAAGATTAACATAAAAATGACCCGAACCTGAAATAACCCGACCCACTTTAACCCGAAATTCGAAATAACTCAATTCGAATTGGCCCGatccgaacccgacccgttgactCATTTTGCCGAGTCTTATATTAAATCCTTAGTCAGATGACCCaattaattctttttttttgataaaaaatgACCCAATTTATTTACTCCTATAAGTCAATCTCAAACTATATTTTATTCTATGATCCAATCTAATAAAACTCTACAAATTCAACCTCTTCAAATCTTTATTTCTCCATCTTCTCATACACACCAAATAATCAAATATTCCAGAAAAATTCACCCAAAACAATTTGCAATGGAGAGTGAAAAACAGGTATACTCAGTGTGGGGCCTACCAAATGAGGAAGTAAGAGAAAGAGTGAAGAAAGTGATGAACACTTTAGCAACAGAATTCAATGGACCCGAGTTCGAACCCCATGTCACTATTGTTGGTGCAATTAATTTAACTCAAGAAGAtgcaattaacaaatttaattcAGCATGTACTGATCTTAAAAAGGCTTATGCTGCTCATTCTAAGGGTGTTTCTACTGGTACTTTTTATTATCAGTGTGTTTATCTCCTCCTTGATACTAATCCTGAGGTAATTAATTTGCTAATTGTGTtctttttttgttgattttgattaatTGGGTTTTGGGCTTGTgttatttttggtggtttttgtggGATTTGTGATTTGATCGATAATTattgtgtaagacggttttacagtGTGAGACTGTCCTTCATAAATGAGTGTTTCACCCGGTAAGACGGTCTTATTATATAATCTGTGTTATTTTGGTATGATTTTGTTTGATTTAGCTAGTCAATAGTCATGCTTGATTTATATAAGCGACAATACAAGTTCTTGCGTAAGACGGTCTTATATAGAGTATAAGAATTTGTGTAAAGAAACGTTCAGTATAAGAATTTGTGTAAAGAAACGTTTTTTTTACGCAGCCtattagagcatctccaatggttacccaaaaggacttgcttgcaaataaaaaaaaattcaagctaCTTGCTTAACCATCGGAAAGACTCTATTGAACTATTTTAAATTGAAAGAACTACCTCATGGAGCTAGTAAGAAGGCTCAAATGGTCCTACAAAAAATCTGCCAACTAAACTAATACACGTGGAAATAGGCATGAAgtacaattgcattttcagaaATGTTGTTGTGCATATGGGCCCATCTAAGCCACAACAACACTTATTTTACCATTGTAATAGTTTAAGCTTAAAAATATCAGAAATGAAAATCTTATATGTGCAATGGTAAGTAAGGTAAgtagcaactagcttaccattgtggatgctcttaAGAGTTTGATTTTGTTTTAGACCAACATGATGAACGGTTTTACACGGTGTTAGTTTTTTTGGTGTGAAGGGAGCCACAAGGGTGATTTTGATGCTGACGAGCACCACTTCTCGTGACTTTATTAGCTAAGCTAATTGACATCTGCAATTTACACGGTGTTAGTGTGAAAACGTCTTCCAGGAGAGTTATTGGAGCGACTATTTCTGCATTATAGTTTTGAAATATTTGTAATTTGTGTGTATTTCGAGATAGTAAGGGTTAAATTGGTTTGGAAGTTGATGACTTGTAGTATGTTCACTCGTCCGTAAGGGGTTAAGGGTGAAATAGGTTGGCGGGATCAATCTAATTTTCTTATTTAATCTTAAAATCTAGtttttccatatttccaatggagccaaagattcattactctttggttctggattatgatggaataaagcaaaatggctcactaaagtggctgcgcttctttctcttgtgaagtagtggtcgttcgatgcagttctcgacgcaattttcatcttgggtcactcggaaacagtctctttgtgttgctaacacaagggtaaggctgcgtacatccgaccccccttaccccgcaatttgcgggagccattttggcactggggtaatgttgttgttgttgttgttgttgtaatctTAAAATCTAGTTGTTTGACAATAAACTTGCTTATTAGACTGTCTAATCTGCCTGCTAGCTTTTGTGTTATGGACTACGGTTAGAATGTTCATTGATACTACTACTGCCCCAGTAAACAATGGCAGATCTTTGTGTGTCGGACTGTCGCTGCTAGCTTTTACATTTGTATTGAATGTAGTACATAAATTAGCACTTGTTGTCCTTGGATGGCTCAATGGTTGAGTATAGGAATGTTTCGGACCATGAGGTTAGGTATTTATATCTTGGACCCTCCTAATATTTGCGCATATATCCGCTACTACTGGTAAAAGTTCATGTTAGGCCCTGCTTAGTTTTTGTGCGCCTGCATTTGGCCGACTTGATGCAATGTCAACTAGTTCATTTGGGGTTTAGTCGATTAGTGATAGTACTCATGACCTAAGGTTTGAAGTTGTTCGCACTATGACTTTGGTGGTCAACCGATATCAACTTATCAACTTTGATCGTTAATAAGCCTCACTTGAATCATCAGAACAAATGTTTTCTCCAACCATATGTTTCCATATTAATGTATATTGATACTCCGTATGTATTAAAGTTGACGCTGGTTGACCATTAGATGATTAGAGTTAAAAGGGGACAATAGAAATGGAATTGAGGGAATATATAGTCTTTTCAATTTGCAAGTTGCTGATATTCAATCTATTTCTACCTGTACTATATAATTCAGGAAGCTGAAATTTTCTCGACTATCCGTTGCCTGAGAATATAATTGTGCCTTTTTTTGGTTAACAGGTTGTTGAACCTAGTGACCACTGTTGCAGACATTTTGGTTATGAACGACCCTCACGTAAGTTCACTGTGAAACTGGGTACACTCTTTGGATATGAAATAGATACGGAGTATATTACTTCATACTTCGTACTTATTAAAATTTGCTTTCTATTAGTGGATGAATGTTAAAATTTATCGTGTTATTTATGAACTTTAGCCATCATTCAGATTCTAGGTTTCTGTTATGTAGATACTCTCATTTACTGATTTACCTAAGTTTCATTAAATATCGATATTGGCATACTATGACTAGAGCTTCTTCATGATCTGGTATGTCTTACCTTggttacaacaaaaatgttacCTCAGTGCCTCAAGGGTTCCCGCAAATGGCTGGATAAACAAAACAGGGTCCGGATGTTTGCAAGTTGCAACCTTTCTTATTTGTTGTTAACACAAATAGACTGTTTTGAGATTTGAGTGTGTCGCTTTTTCTGTCATCTCATTTgcgattttttttttcagcttATATGCCACATATGAGCCTTCTATACGCCGACTTGACAGAAGATGAGAAAAAGAAATCTCAGGAGAGAGCTAATGCTGTGGATGACAGCCTTGGAAATTTGAGCTTCTCAATCAAACGCTTGGTACTTTACAAAACCGATACTGAAGATAAGTCACTCAAATCCTGGGAAAAGATTGCCGAATATGAACTTGAATGATGCTTTCATACAAACTGGTGTTCAATAAACGATTTCCATGCAATCTGAAGATTGATGTGTTTTTACTGTTTTTCCGAGTTTAGCATATGAATAAAAACTACAGCTTCTGCTTTTCTGTGCTTACCCTTTGCTGTAAACACAAACCTTGCATCTTTGTAATAGCATTGTGCAATTCTCATGTTTTTTTTGCTTGCtagatttttgtttttgtttttgtttaattagAGTGCACTATGTTCTCTGTTTTCACATGATTCGAGGAAGGTAAATTGAACGGTTCTTGTTAAACATGGAATAATAATGTGCTTTCTGctcaaattcttatttcagacgggctaTTTCttgtctgaaataagacggatcaAATGTAGccattttacgataaaatgttactattttctgataaaatgttgccatcattttcagggtaaaaagtgacaagtttagttataacattttgtcattaaatggttacattctataaaaaaatggtgacatttggtccgtcttatttcagaccgtctgaaacaagacTTATTGTACTTTCTGTTT
This sequence is a window from Silene latifolia isolate original U9 population chromosome 8, ASM4854445v1, whole genome shotgun sequence. Protein-coding genes within it:
- the LOC141596196 gene encoding cyclic phosphodiesterase-like, coding for MIQSNKTLQIQPLQIFISPSSHTHQIIKYSRKIHPKQFAMESEKQVYSVWGLPNEEVRERVKKVMNTLATEFNGPEFEPHVTIVGAINLTQEDAINKFNSACTDLKKAYAAHSKGVSTGTFYYQCVYLLLDTNPEVVEPSDHCCRHFGYERPSPYMPHMSLLYADLTEDEKKKSQERANAVDDSLGNLSFSIKRLVLYKTDTEDKSLKSWEKIAEYELE